The following are encoded in a window of Salmo trutta chromosome 9, fSalTru1.1, whole genome shotgun sequence genomic DNA:
- the LOC115199994 gene encoding phospholipase A2-like — translation MIKCTQPDVNPFMYNNYGCWCGLGGTGNPRDKLDGCCEVHDHCYQASRHLPDCRPVIDYPYINLYRFSCTNGQVSCSASSHVCHVSVCECDRVATNCFAQSTYNPENKNLNPKVHCLS, via the exons ATGATCAAGTGCACCCAGCCTGATGTCAACCCCTTCATGTATAATAACTACGGCTGTTGGTGTGGCTTGGGGGGGACTGGAAATCCAAGGGATAAGCTGGATGG GTGTTGTGAGGTCCACGACCACTGCTATCAAGCGAGCAGGCATCTTCCAGATTGCCGTCCCGTCATTGATTACCCTTACATCAATCTGTACAGATTCTCTTGCACTAATGGGCAGGTCTCCTGTTCAG CCTCCAGCCACGTGTGTCacgtctcagtgtgtgagtgtgaccgTGTTGCCACCAACTGCTTCGCCCAGTCGACCTACAACCCTGAGAACAAGAACCTGAACCCCAAAGTCCACTGTCTCTCCTGA
- the LOC115199995 gene encoding acidic phospholipase A2 2-like, with translation MVQAVHEPFPWALWKFRMMIVCAKPDSWPVLDYADTGCYCGKGSLGTPVNALDRLCMAEFIKQMDMNETPVKGDTKVEVHVIKKK, from the exons ATGG TGCAGGCGGTGCATGAACCCTTCCCATGGGCACTATGGAAGTTCAGGATGATGATTGTCTGTGCCAAGCCTGACAGCTGGCCTGTGCTGGACTATGCTGACACTGGCTGCTACTGTGGGAAGGGCAGCTTGGGCACACCTGTGAATGCACTGGACAG GCTTTGTATGGCAGAATTCATCAAGCAGATGGATATGAACGAAACCCCAGTAAAAGGGGATACAAAGGTTGAGGTCcatgtgattaaaaaaaaataa